One genomic window of Cyprinus carpio isolate SPL01 chromosome A23, ASM1834038v1, whole genome shotgun sequence includes the following:
- the pfn1 gene encoding profilin-1: MSWDSYITSLTKSEWVDDAVILGCTPGQESVWAAAPGGWLSQVSASEVKAIIASDRSTLFANGVTLAGRKCTVLRDALNVDGQNTMDIKMKTSEKEPDPFSFTIGRAHKAIIIAKGVKDAHGGKVNPPVFDMTTYLRKMNM; this comes from the exons ATGAGCTGGGACAGCTACATCACTAGCCTGACCAAGAGCGAGTGGGTGGATGATGCGGTCATCCTCGGATGCACACCGGGTCAGGAGTCCGTTTGGGCGGCAGCACCGGGCGGCTGGCTGAGCCAAGTCTCG GCGTCTGAGGTCAAGGCTATCATCGCCAGTGACCGCAGTACTCTGTTCGCCAATGGAGTGACTCTGGCCGGCAGGAAGTGCACGGTGCTGAGAGACGCTCTGAACGTGGACGGCCAGAACACCATGGACATCAAGATGAAGACCTCAGAGAAAGAGCCCGACCCCTTCTCCTTCACCATCGGCAGAGCTCACAAAG cgaTAATCATTGCTAAAGGTGTAAAAGATGCTCACGGAGGCAAAGTCAATCCACCTGTCTTTGACATGACCACATACCTCAGGAAGATGAACATGTGA
- the eno3 gene encoding beta-enolase, which produces MSISKIHAREILDSRGNPTVEVDLYTAKGRFRAAVPSGASTGVHEALELRDGDKTRYLGKGTQKAVDHVNKEIAPKLIEKKFSVVEQEKIDKFMLELDGTENKSKFGANAILGVSLAVCKAGAAEKGVPLYRHIADLAGNKDVILPVPAFNVINGGSHAGNKLAMQEFMILPVGAKNFHEAMRIGAEVYHNLKNVIKAKYGKDATNVGDEGGFAPNILENNEALELLKSAIEKAGYPDKIIIGMDVAASEFFKNGKYDLDFKSPDDPKRHITGDQLGDLYKSFIKNYPVQSIEDPFDQDDWENWSKFTGSVDIQVVGDDLTVTNPKRIQQACEKKACNCLLLKVNQIGSVTESIQACKLAQSNGWGVMVSHRSGETEDTFIADLVVGLCTGQIKTGAPCRSERLAKYNQLMRIEEELGDKAKFAGKDFRHPKL; this is translated from the exons atGTCCATCAGTAAGATTCACGCTCGTGAGATCCTCGACTCCAGAGGAAACCCCACCGTGGAGGTGGATCTGTACACTGCTAAAG GACGTTTCCGGGCAGCTGTTCCCAGCGGCGCTTCCACTGGAGTTCACGAGGCTCTGGAGCTCCGAGACGGAGACAAGACACGCTACCTGGGCaaag gtacCCAGAAGGCTGTGGACCATGTGAACAAAGAGATCGCTCCCAAACTGATTGAGAAG AAGTTCAGCGTCGTGGAGCAGGAGAAGATCGACAAGTTCATGCTGGAACTCGATGGAACGGAGAACAAAt CTAAGTTTGGTGCTAATGCGATCCTGGGTGTGAGTCTGGCCGTGTGTAAGGCAGGCGCGGCTGAGAAGGGCGTTCCTCTGTACCGCCACATCGCCGACCTCGCCGGGAACAAAGACGTGATCCTGCCGGTTCCT GCCTTCAACGTCATCAACGGCGGCTCTCACGCCGGGAACAAGCTGGCCATGCAGGAGTTCATGATCCTGCCGGTCGGAGCCAAGAACTTCCACGAGGCCATGAGGATCGGCGCCGAGGTCTACCACAACCTCAAGAACGTCATCAAGGCCAAATACGGCAAAGACGCCACCAACGTGGGAGACGAGGGCGGATTCGCACCCAACATCCTCGAGAACAACGAGG CTCTGGAGCTGCTGAAATCTGCCATCGAGAAGGCCGGCTATCCTGACAAGATCATCATCGGGATGGACGTCGCCGCGTCCGAGTTCTTCAAGAATGGCAAATACGATCTGGACTTCAAGTCACCCGACGACCCGAAGCGCCACATCACCGGAGATCAGCTGGGAGACTTATACAAGAGCTTCATCAAGAACTACCCcg TCCAGTCCATCGAGGATCCATTTGACCAGGATGACTGGGAGAACTGGAGCAAGTTCACGGGCTCAGTGGACATCCAGGTGGTGGGAGACGATCTGACCGTCACCAACCCCAAACGCATCCAGCAGGCATGTGAGAAGAAGGCCTGCAACTGCCTGCTGCTGAAGGTCAATCAGATCGGCTCCGTCACCGAGTCCATCCAGGC TTGTAAGCTGGCTCAGTCTAACGGTTGGGGTGTGATGGTCAGCCATCGCTCCGGTGAGACGGAGGACACCTTCATCGCTGACCTGGTGGTCGGTCTCTGCACAGGGCAG ATCAAGACCGGCGCCCCCTGCAGATCAGAGCGCTTGGCAAAGTACAACCAGCTGATGAG GATCGAGGAGGAGCTCGGAGACAAGGCCAAGTTCGCAGGCAAAGACTTCCGCCACCCCAAACTCTGA